GTGACAGTTCCTGACCCCAACTTTGATTAGTAGGAGCGGATATGGCAAGAAAACCCATTCAGCAAATGCGTTATGCAAGTGGAGCTGCAAGTCGTATTTATAGCCGCGAAAATGTTGAGCGGTATTCACAGCGTGCGCGTGAGCGTCGCCGCGGACGAGTTATGCGGCGTGTAATTACTACTACCATTGTGTTGCTTTTTGTTTTGGGCGGCAGCGCGCTGGCACTCAATATTGCAAAGAGCATCATTAACGGCTCACTGCATGGTGATGCAGGTTATCTCAATGGTCTGGTGGGTGTTCTTACCGATAATAATGCGGCAAAGGATCCATTTAATATTTTGTTGCTAGGCACCGATGGACGACCAGGAGAGGATACGTTTAGGTCGGATTCTATTATTCTGGCGCATGTCGATCCAGTTAAGAAAACCGCTGCTCTCATCTCAATTCCGCGCGATACTAAGGTTGAATATAAGGGCAGCACAATGAAGATTAACGAGACGCATGCTTATGGCGGTCCTGAGGCTGTCGTTACTGCGGTTAAAGATTTGTGCGGTGTTGATATTTCCTATTACGCTGAAGTGAGTTTCACGGGTATGGTGAACTTGGTTGATGCAGTTGGGGGCATAGATTTAACCATTCCTGAAGGTGACGCCGTGGACGACCCAGATGCAGGTGATGTGCCGGTTCCTTCGGGAGATCAGCATCTTAACGGTGAGATGGCGTTGGTCTTTAGCCGCGCGCGTCATCAGTTTGGCGATGGCGACTATACACGCATGCGTCACCAGCGTATGGTTTTAGGTGCACTAGCAAAGAAGATTCTTAATAATCTTGATTTGACACAGGTACCGGCATTGCTGGATTCACTGAAAGAAATGCTGGTCACCACCATGAATGTAGATGACATCATTGGCGTTATGACAGCAATGCGCGGTATGGATACCAATAATATTTGGTCGGCTAATCTTCCAAGTCACGCCGGTTCAGATACCATGATTAACGGAAAGAGCTATGTCTTTGTATATGAAGAAGAGCTCAAAGAAATGATGGCACTTGTTGAGGCTGGTGAAGATCCCAAAGGCCCCAATAGCTCTGGGCGCAAGGGTCAGTCAACAACACTGGGCGATCTTGCAACTAACAGCAGCGACGATTGGACAAATGGAGCTGCTGTTACCGCGGGCGGCGGGCATTCCGAAACCGAGTGATACGCCGTTGCTTGCTTCCTAGAGGCAGGGTGTGGGGCGAGCTGTTGTTGCGGATTTGATTTCGCTCTTAGTATCGTTGATGGCAGAGGCTTTTCATGTCGTCTAAGCTGGACGAACGAATTGCAAGCTTACGGGGTGGCATAGTCTTTTCACGGGAACTGCGCTTCGCGAAAGTTCCCTTAGAAAAGCTATGCCACCCTTATGCTGCATCTCTATCTCACCTGTTCTACGAGCTAATTCTCCCTCTCAGTTGATTGCTTATCACCTCATATCAACTGAACGAATGATTGTGCTCTCCGAATGTGCTTCGCAGAATTCTTCGAGCACAATCATTCGTCCTCTTCTTACAGTAAATGCCAAATGCATATACAGCACTCAGCTCACCCCACACCCCGCCATACACAAGCAGCGCATATGGGATAAAAAGGTTTGGGTTGAAGCTCTCTTTTACCGTTAAGCTTTTACCTGCCCGTGAGCCTCACTCCCGCTTGGTTAGCAGTACGGACAAGGTATTGCATTCTTCGAATGCAATACCTTGGTCTGCCTACTCAAACTGCCTCTGTTGCAGTGCTTCCTTTTAGCTAATAAGTGATATATACGCTGTATTACATTAACGCTCAAGGAGGAAACGGGCCTAGTGTACGATTTTTTGCAAGAGGTTAAGTATACTTTGCTAGAGTAAAGCGTCTTTCCTGCGGAAACGCTGAAAAGTTCGCTTGTACAGACCCCCTATACTTGGACCACAGGGAATAATTCGTACACTAGAGCGATTTGCTTCCAGAAACCCTGAGTTTTCGCAATTTTGTAAAGCTATTACAAGGTATTCCAACACTGCAATTCATTACGGCACGTTACGCAGCAGTACAGCTAATGCACTAAACACAAACTACCACCACCATCACATCGATAAGTTACACCTGTCGTTTTGGCAAAAATGACGAATTTGTACTCTCTATAACCCAGCGGGTTAGTATTTGTCCTACAAAACCGCAGGTAGATGAGCTGCGAGTAAGTTGACAGCTGTCTCTTTACGCCAAATTCGTCAAAAATGACAGGTTATTGCGTCAAATTAGTCATTTTTGCCAAAGCATAGGTCAGAGGTGTTATTTGACCACTAGATTTGATTGTTTTCGCCAGATTTCAAGTTTTGTTTGCTAATCTGATTTCCGCTGGTGGCAATACCAGCCCAACGCTTTTTGACAGAAATGGGCAATTTGGTAGTGTAGAACCCCCGTGGGTTATTCGTTATTTTATGAACCTGCAGGTAGATGAAGTATATCCTTTCCTGCTTTAGGGGGTTTATTGCCAGATTGCCCCTTTTTGTCAGTTTTTACTGCCAAATTGCCCGTTTCTGTCAAAATTGCTCAGCCAAGTTGTCGTCGTTTTGAAATCTATCTGTACATATGAGAAACGCGCTACTTTTTCAGAAAAAGTGTTTGCGAACTACTCTTTTCTTGATTTGAGTTTTTGGAAAGAACGATAAGTAGGTGAATGACCAAGGTATTGCGTTCGGAGAATTCTGCCAAGCATATTCGTAGAATGCAATACCTTGGTCTATTTCAAGTTGAGAAACGAGAAGTTTTGCGGAGTACACGTTTCGAGGAAGTCTTTCGAGTGAAAAAGCCCTTGAAGCGGGATTTCTCTCTGGTTGCGCAGGAGTTGCAACTAAACCCTTTTCATCCTATACGCACTGCTTGTGCATGGCGGAGTGTGGAGTGAGCTGAGTGTCGTATAGGTAATGGGTCGTTACTGTAAAAATAGGACGAATGATTGTGCTCGGAGAATTTTGCGAAGCACATTCGGAGAGCGCAATCATTCGTTCAGCTGATATGAGGTGATAAGCAAACTACAGAGGGAGAATTAGCTCGTAAAGCAAGTGAGACAGAGCTACAACATAAGGGTGGCATAGCTTTTCTAAGGGAACTTTCGCGTAGCGCAGTTCCCGTTAAAAGACTATGCCACCCTATACGTTTACGACTCATTCATCACATAGACGAGGTGAAAACTATGCCACCCCATACACTTGCAATTCATTCTCCCAGCTTAGACGACGCAAAAAGCCTACGTCACTCAGCAAGCTTACGAGCTATTCGTCCAGTTGGCAAAGTGAAGCGACATGAAGCAAAATCAGAGCTGCAACCACACCCCACACCCCGCCTCCGGGAAACGAGCAGCTGCTTATTCCGCTTATTCAGCGCCGAGAGCACACATGGTGATGTAGTTATACGGCTGGTTAAAGTGTGGAAGGAAGAAAATATCCAGCAACTTGAGCTTGTCGATAGTTACACCCTCTTCAATTGCAAGCGAGAAAAGGTGAATGCCCATCGAAATGTCCTCAGTGGAAGCTAGCTGCGCTCCAACTACGCGACGGCTGCTCCGCTCGTAGACAATGCGAATCTTGACGCTTGCATTTTTGCGCATGAAGCCCGGACGCTGCAGGTCTTCAAAGTCAGCATGGCATACATCTAAGCCAGCTTTGGTTGCTGCAGTCACAGAAAGACCAGTTGATACCATGTTGTAGCCAAAGATTGAAATGCCGTTTGAGCCCTGAACACCAATAGCATCAAGCTGTGTACCACCAACATTGTGACCAGCAACAATACCTGAACGTACAGCGTTTGTAGCAAGCGCAATATAGGTAGTAGCCTGGAGAGCATTAGACCAAATGCTTGCGCAGTCGCCAATGGCATATACGTCTGGGTCGCTTGTTTGTTGGTGTGCATCAACAAGATAAGCGCCGTTCTTAAGGCACTCAAGATGCTCACGACCAAGCTCAGTATTTGGCATAAAACCAATTGAGTTGATAATCAAATCAGCAGGGTAGGTGCCTGATTCGGTTTCCAGTGCAGTTATGCGACCGTTTTCTCCATGAAACGCTACTGCCCGCTCACCAAAGTGACATTCAATGCCATGCTCGGCAAGGTTTTTGTC
This region of Collinsella sp. zg1085 genomic DNA includes:
- a CDS encoding LCP family protein gives rise to the protein MARKPIQQMRYASGAASRIYSRENVERYSQRARERRRGRVMRRVITTTIVLLFVLGGSALALNIAKSIINGSLHGDAGYLNGLVGVLTDNNAAKDPFNILLLGTDGRPGEDTFRSDSIILAHVDPVKKTAALISIPRDTKVEYKGSTMKINETHAYGGPEAVVTAVKDLCGVDISYYAEVSFTGMVNLVDAVGGIDLTIPEGDAVDDPDAGDVPVPSGDQHLNGEMALVFSRARHQFGDGDYTRMRHQRMVLGALAKKILNNLDLTQVPALLDSLKEMLVTTMNVDDIIGVMTAMRGMDTNNIWSANLPSHAGSDTMINGKSYVFVYEEELKEMMALVEAGEDPKGPNSSGRKGQSTTLGDLATNSSDDWTNGAAVTAGGGHSETE
- the nox gene encoding H2O-forming NADH oxidase, which codes for MKTVIVGTNHAGIAAANTLLDNYPDQQVVMIDRNTNLSYLGCGTALWVGRQIDSYENLFYTNKQAFEDKGAQIHLETSVESIDFDAHVVHCTAADGSSFDESYDKLILATGSLPIAPELPGHDLDGICFLKLFQEGQEVDRWMSDEQVNNVAVIGAGYIGVEIAEAAKRRGKNVRLFDIAPTSLASYYDPNFTEAMDKNLAEHGIECHFGERAVAFHGENGRITALETESGTYPADLIINSIGFMPNTELGREHLECLKNGAYLVDAHQQTSDPDVYAIGDCASIWSNALQATTYIALATNAVRSGIVAGHNVGGTQLDAIGVQGSNGISIFGYNMVSTGLSVTAATKAGLDVCHADFEDLQRPGFMRKNASVKIRIVYERSSRRVVGAQLASTEDISMGIHLFSLAIEEGVTIDKLKLLDIFFLPHFNQPYNYITMCALGAE